One Tetrapisispora phaffii CBS 4417 chromosome 2, complete genome genomic region harbors:
- the TPHA0B00640 gene encoding Mo25 family protein (similar to Saccharomyces cerevisiae HYM1 (YKL189W); ancestral locus Anc_4.289) encodes MFKKHKNQDLDMSFLWKKNPKPPNEYVKYSLELTSKLPGTTTLDNKKKLQDDLLKYLTEIKEILISKDDLELTNALHLEINKMNFFIVLINNLHELNLDIMKELNTIFTVALNYSIDNKLVTVDYFVLHPKTVQLLLVKIESILQQKTKYSNSTNSRNDMFSITGKMILECTKYEQLCRIILIKDTNFWKFFSFAKMNNFEISSLSFQILISLFTTNEKLVSKEFFNIESNSNKFIINMNKLIAHGNYVTKRQSLKLLHDLIIVKSNNIMMSYINSPENMKLIMTVMTDKSKLLQLDAFNIFKIFVANPRKTKPILDILIKNRDKLLLYLNNFADDSFDRMFKDEKEFIIQEIESLPRLFSSTTDSIASTTPPTHKNSMSNGSLNSTANIVHTGASMNPHKIIGSPSSNSLSRTYQDSISH; translated from the coding sequence ATGTTCAAAAAGCATAAGAATCAGGATTTAGATATGTCGTTTCTATGGAAAAAGAATCCTAAACCTCCAAATGAATACGTGAAGTACTCGTTGGAGCTAACGAGCAAGCTGCCCGGTACGACTACCTTAGATAATAAGAAGAAGCTGCAAGAtgatttattgaaatatctgACAGAAATAAAAGAGATCTTGATCTCAAAAGATGATCTGGAACTGACCAATGCGTTACATTTGGAGatcaataaaatgaattttttcatagttctgataaataatttacatGAATTAAACTTGGATATCATGAAAGAGCTAAATACTATCTTCACCGTTGCGTTAAATTACTCGATTGATAATAAACTCGTCACTGTAGACTATTTTGTATTGCATCCAAAGACAGtacaattattattagtgaAAATTGAATCTATTTTGCAACAGAAGACAAAATACTCGAACTCTACAAATAGCCGAAATGATATGTTCTCCATTACTGGGAAAATGATATTGGAGTGTACAAAATATGAACAATTATGtagaattattttgattaaaGACACGAATTTCTGGAAATTCTTCTCTTTTGCAAAGatgaataattttgaaatcagttcattatcttttcaaatattaatttcattattcacaacaaatgaaaaattagtCTCAAAAGAATTCTTCAACATtgaatcaaattcaaataagttcatcattaatatgaataaattaattgctCATGGTAATTACGTTACCAAAAGACAAAGTCTAAAATTGTTGcatgatttaataatagtaaaatcaaataatattatgatGAGCTACATTAATTCCCCTGAAAATATGAAACTAATAATGACTGTTATGACagataaatcaaaattactCCAACTAGATGCATTCaacatattcaaaatattcgTAGCAAATCCAAGAAAGACAAAACCAATACTAGATATTCTGATAAAAAATAgagataaattattattatatttaaacaattttgCTGATGATAGTTTCGACAGGATGTTCAAGgatgaaaaagaatttataaTACAGGAAATTGAGTCATTGCCTAGATTATTTAGTTCCACTACAGATAGTATCGCAAGTACAACTCCACCAACacataaaaattcaatgtCTAACGGTAGTTTAAATTCAACTGCCAATATCGTGCATACCGGAGCTTCAATGAATCCTCATAAAATCATAGGTTCACCGAGCTCCAACTCATTATCAAGAACATATCAAGATTCCATCTCGCATTAA